One Micromonospora sp. WMMD812 genomic window carries:
- a CDS encoding zinc-dependent alcohol dehydrogenase family protein — MKAAVIVTPGQISIESVPDPAPGPRDVVVQVAGCGICGTDLHILDGEFAPAYPIVPGHEFAGTVVATGRDVTEVRVGDAVAVDPSLHCGECYQCRRGRGNLCERWAAIGVTVAGGAAEFAVAPVKNCFPLPDGVAPADAALIEPLSCAVRGFDVLPRRLGDHYLIYGAGTMGLMMLELAKRCGAASVSVLDPNPARLATAVRLGCSASAAGADELTRPRGWDVVIDCTGVQAAIDDGLRRVAPAGTFLQFGVSEYRTRASIEPYRVYNQEITVTGSMAVLHSFERAGELFAGGILDPEVFISHRFPLDSYAEAIAQFRAGVGRKIEIVGSGEPARASFPAQVGRA; from the coding sequence GTGAAAGCAGCGGTCATCGTCACGCCGGGTCAGATCTCGATCGAATCGGTGCCCGACCCGGCGCCCGGGCCCCGCGACGTCGTGGTGCAGGTCGCCGGGTGCGGCATCTGCGGCACCGACCTGCACATCCTGGACGGCGAGTTCGCCCCCGCGTACCCGATCGTGCCGGGGCACGAGTTCGCCGGCACGGTGGTGGCGACGGGCCGGGACGTCACGGAGGTGCGGGTCGGCGACGCCGTCGCGGTCGATCCGTCGCTGCACTGCGGGGAGTGCTACCAGTGCCGGCGCGGCCGGGGGAACCTCTGCGAGCGGTGGGCGGCCATCGGCGTCACCGTGGCCGGCGGGGCCGCCGAGTTCGCGGTGGCTCCGGTGAAGAACTGCTTCCCGCTGCCCGACGGCGTCGCGCCGGCGGACGCGGCGCTGATCGAGCCGCTCTCCTGCGCGGTACGCGGCTTCGACGTCCTGCCCCGGCGGCTCGGCGACCACTACCTGATCTACGGCGCCGGGACGATGGGCCTGATGATGCTGGAACTCGCCAAACGCTGTGGCGCGGCGAGCGTCAGCGTGCTGGACCCCAACCCGGCCCGGCTCGCCACCGCCGTCCGGCTCGGCTGCTCGGCGTCGGCGGCCGGTGCCGACGAGCTGACCCGGCCGCGCGGCTGGGACGTGGTCATCGACTGCACGGGCGTGCAGGCCGCGATCGACGACGGGCTACGCCGGGTCGCGCCCGCCGGCACGTTCCTGCAGTTCGGGGTCTCGGAGTACCGGACGCGGGCGAGCATCGAGCCGTACCGCGTCTACAACCAGGAGATCACCGTGACCGGGTCGATGGCGGTGCTGCACAGCTTCGAGCGGGCCGGCGAACTGTTCGCCGGCGGAATCCTCGACCCGGAGGTGTTCATCAGCCACCGGTTCCCGCTGGACAGCTACGCCGAGGCGATCGCCCAGTTCCGGGCCGGCGTCGGCCGGAAGATCGAGATCGTCGGGTCCGGCGAGCCGGCCCGCGCGTCGTTCCCGGCGCAGGTCGGCCGCGCGTGA